The following nucleotide sequence is from Paracrocinitomix mangrovi.
TAATAGAAACGTTTCTTTCTTGAGTAGTTTTATTGTCTTTAGCAAAAAACATTCTTTGAATACGCTCTAACGCATCAGTTAACTCACCTTGAGGCTGAATCAAATAATCAATTTTATAAGTTAGATTCAACAATAAAAAGGCAATACCACCCGACATAAAGTTAGGATCATGTTTCGCAATTTCTTCTTTTGTAGACTGAATCATTCCTACCAAATACTCATATTTAGCTTCCTTAATATCTGCAGGAAGTTCAATAATTGAATCAGTATCAAATTCTTCTAATGAAGAAAACTCTTGAGTTAACAAGTCATCTTGCTGATCTGCTTTTCTACACAATTCTTTTAAGGCATCATACAATTTACCTGGAGATGCATCTATTGCATGAGAACTAAACTTCATTACCACTACATCATCTTTCATGGCAAATTTTGAATAATTCAAGGCATAGTTAATAGACATTAACTTTCTCATTACCGGAATTGTATGATCAGGCATTTTTACGATTTGTGCTTCTGCATAAAATCTGTTAGCATCACCTTTTCCTCTTACAACTTTAGATCCCTGTGTGATTTCAAATTCTACAACGTCTCCATTTCTATTAATGGTCACATTGTCTACTTGGGGATCTCTCAAATAAATTAAGAATTGCTCAAAAGAATCTACATAATTTTTTTCCTTAAAGCGGTCGTTTGCATTTTTCCATGCATCTAGCTGTGTTTTGTTTTTGTTGATATCTGTATATCTCCCAAAACT
It contains:
- a CDS encoding YbjN domain-containing protein, with the protein product MSLFKKMFGGDSGAQATSESTTTQSSTGGLVSFGRYTDINKNKTQLDAWKNANDRFKEKNYVDSFEQFLIYLRDPQVDNVTINRNGDVVEFEITQGSKVVRGKGDANRFYAEAQIVKMPDHTIPVMRKLMSINYALNYSKFAMKDDVVVMKFSSHAIDASPGKLYDALKELCRKADQQDDLLTQEFSSLEEFDTDSIIELPADIKEAKYEYLVGMIQSTKEEIAKHDPNFMSGGIAFLLLNLTYKIDYLIQPQGELTDALERIQRMFFAKDNKTTQERNVSIIDEFDNIINTPKEKVMEGIYDVKATFALANPATHKSVMDMMFNERDKIGWYRDNNYPQMVEAIYSYMVSYAFFNYGMVYPVSKILNVAMAVMNPDYYEKCGSAVRLNNNGQLDGGKISNEINNIVKDAKKDFPHLAFNTGTLNYTSIPLFIDSLILELDKINLSK